The following are encoded together in the Pontibacter liquoris genome:
- a CDS encoding formylglycine-generating enzyme family protein yields MRLTLFCLLLMLPFFACRREKPQTKTEVARTAGSEETSCHSHMPQRFAALTAATDSGGYAAEKALSHEGMVWVKGGTFQMGATDNEGRPDEYPAHTVKLDGFWMDVTEVTNAQFAAFVAATGYQTVAERKPDWEELKKQLPPGTPKPADELLVAASLTFSPTSQPVPLNDASQWWRWTPGASWQHPQGPQSNIKGKENYPVTQVAWEDAAAYARWAGKRLPTEAEWEYAARGGLTGKKYSWGDEEVEAGKPKANTWQGSFPNQDAQWDGFASVAPVKSFQPNRYGLYDMAGNVWEWVSDWYTEDYYQMLAGKVSENPQGPRKSFDPQEPTVPKKITRGGSFMCNASYCKGYRVTSKMKSSPDTGLENTGFRCVASR; encoded by the coding sequence ATGCGCCTGACGCTTTTCTGCCTGCTCCTCATGTTGCCTTTTTTTGCCTGCCGCCGGGAGAAGCCGCAAACTAAAACAGAAGTTGCCAGGACTGCCGGTTCCGAGGAGACCTCCTGCCACAGCCACATGCCGCAGCGCTTTGCCGCGCTGACCGCTGCTACGGATAGCGGCGGGTATGCCGCAGAAAAGGCCCTGTCGCATGAAGGGATGGTATGGGTAAAGGGCGGCACTTTTCAGATGGGTGCCACCGACAATGAGGGGCGGCCCGACGAGTATCCTGCCCACACGGTGAAGCTGGACGGCTTCTGGATGGACGTAACGGAGGTGACCAACGCGCAGTTCGCCGCCTTTGTAGCGGCTACCGGCTACCAGACCGTGGCCGAGCGCAAACCTGATTGGGAAGAGCTGAAAAAGCAGCTACCGCCCGGTACACCTAAGCCCGCTGACGAGTTGCTGGTGGCGGCCTCGCTCACCTTTAGCCCGACCAGCCAGCCTGTGCCGTTAAACGATGCTTCGCAATGGTGGCGCTGGACGCCCGGTGCCAGCTGGCAGCACCCGCAGGGCCCGCAGAGCAACATCAAAGGAAAAGAAAACTACCCCGTAACCCAGGTGGCCTGGGAAGATGCTGCCGCCTATGCCCGCTGGGCAGGCAAGCGCCTGCCTACCGAAGCAGAGTGGGAGTATGCGGCCCGGGGCGGCCTGACAGGTAAGAAGTATAGCTGGGGCGATGAGGAGGTGGAGGCCGGCAAGCCAAAAGCCAATACCTGGCAGGGCAGCTTCCCGAACCAGGATGCGCAGTGGGACGGATTTGCAAGCGTAGCGCCGGTCAAATCTTTTCAACCAAACCGCTATGGTCTTTATGATATGGCAGGAAATGTGTGGGAGTGGGTGAGTGACTGGTATACCGAAGATTACTATCAGATGCTGGCCGGTAAAGTGTCGGAGAACCCGCAGGGCCCGCGTAAAAGCTTTGACCCGCAGGAGCCCACGGTGCCTAAGAAGATAACCCGCGGCGGCTCCTTTATGTGCAACGCCTCTTACTGCAAAGGCTACCGCGTAACATCAAAAATGAAATCCTCGCCAGATACGGGGCTGGAGAATACAGGCTTCCGGTGCGTGGCCTCCAGGTAA
- a CDS encoding sulfatase-like hydrolase/transferase, with protein MKHHLPLCFCLLLLIPALPALPQGRTPDQKQPPNIIFILADDLGYGDVGVFFQNQRQKAADRSKPWHYTPNLDKMAAGGAQLTQQYANAPVCAPSRASLLTGVHQGNAQVRDNQFDKALEENHTLGTLLQGAGYTTASIGKWGLQGVDEVGPDWPAHPLKRGFDNFFGYMRHMDGHEHYPVEGTYGGPKQVWHNYTDVAAGLNKCYTTDLWTAAAKKYITDHAQGADAAKPFFLYLAYDAPHAVLQLPAQAYPAGQGLHGGLQWLGTPGHMINTASGKVDSYMHPDYSHATYDDDRNPATPEVPWPETYKRYATAVRRIDDAVGDLQQLLRDLHLDENTLVVFTSDNGPSIESYLPATYVPNLPTFFDSFGPFDGIKRDCWEGGVRMPTLTAWPGHIPAGRVVTTPSIFSDWMATLADAAHVPAPARTDGVSLLPSLIGQGRQAESLVYVEYFEGGKTPAFEAFEPARQSRKRDQMQLLRLGDLVGVRYQVTAANDDFEIYDVVKDPAQSINLAGQPGYEQVQEQLKARVLQVRHPNPSAPRPYDGALVPAVPAPAKLAKGLAWTYVPGDFRWVAAENGQKAGKHGTAKAVGGNELRRKHGMVYYQGYLHVPTDGEYEFALTTAGKAFVRLHEAALLDADYGYAPGTERTQRAMLQAGLHPIRIAYLSSKGTEPALRLQWKKAGEAAWREFHPADLSH; from the coding sequence ATGAAACACCATCTGCCGCTTTGCTTCTGCCTGCTGCTGCTTATACCGGCTTTGCCTGCCTTGCCGCAGGGCCGCACGCCCGATCAAAAACAGCCTCCTAATATTATTTTTATTCTGGCCGATGACCTGGGATATGGCGACGTGGGAGTGTTTTTCCAGAACCAGCGGCAAAAAGCTGCAGACCGGAGCAAGCCCTGGCACTATACGCCCAACCTCGACAAAATGGCTGCCGGCGGCGCCCAGCTCACGCAGCAGTACGCCAACGCACCTGTCTGCGCCCCATCCCGTGCCTCCCTCCTGACGGGCGTGCACCAGGGCAACGCGCAGGTGCGCGACAACCAGTTCGACAAGGCGCTGGAGGAGAACCATACATTAGGTACCCTGCTGCAGGGGGCGGGCTATACCACCGCCAGCATTGGTAAGTGGGGGCTGCAGGGAGTGGATGAAGTGGGGCCGGACTGGCCGGCACACCCGCTTAAGCGAGGCTTCGATAATTTCTTTGGGTATATGCGCCACATGGACGGCCACGAGCATTACCCGGTGGAGGGCACCTACGGTGGCCCCAAACAAGTATGGCACAACTATACGGATGTGGCCGCCGGCCTAAACAAGTGCTATACGACCGATCTGTGGACCGCCGCCGCCAAAAAATATATTACCGACCACGCACAGGGTGCCGACGCGGCAAAGCCGTTCTTCCTGTACCTGGCCTACGACGCGCCGCACGCCGTGCTGCAACTGCCTGCGCAGGCGTACCCGGCAGGGCAGGGCTTGCATGGCGGGCTGCAGTGGCTGGGCACGCCCGGCCATATGATTAACACAGCTTCCGGCAAGGTGGACTCCTACATGCACCCTGATTACAGCCATGCCACCTACGATGACGACCGGAACCCCGCTACCCCTGAGGTGCCCTGGCCTGAAACCTACAAGCGCTATGCTACCGCCGTGCGGCGTATTGATGACGCCGTAGGAGACCTGCAACAACTGCTCAGGGATCTGCACCTGGATGAAAACACGCTGGTGGTGTTCACTTCCGATAATGGCCCGTCCATCGAGTCATACCTGCCGGCAACGTATGTGCCCAACCTGCCTACATTTTTCGACAGCTTCGGCCCTTTCGACGGCATCAAGCGCGACTGCTGGGAAGGCGGCGTGCGGATGCCGACGCTGACTGCCTGGCCTGGCCACATTCCTGCGGGACGGGTAGTTACTACGCCCAGCATCTTTTCTGACTGGATGGCAACATTAGCCGACGCCGCACATGTGCCGGCCCCGGCCCGCACGGATGGCGTTTCGCTGCTGCCTTCGCTTATCGGTCAGGGGCGGCAAGCCGAAAGCCTGGTGTACGTGGAGTATTTTGAGGGAGGCAAAACCCCGGCCTTTGAGGCGTTTGAGCCGGCCAGGCAAAGCCGTAAACGCGACCAGATGCAGCTGCTGCGCCTGGGGGATTTGGTGGGCGTGCGCTACCAGGTAACCGCTGCCAACGACGATTTTGAGATTTATGATGTGGTGAAAGATCCCGCCCAAAGTATAAACCTGGCTGGCCAGCCCGGCTACGAACAGGTGCAGGAGCAGCTGAAGGCCAGGGTGCTGCAGGTGCGCCACCCGAACCCGTCTGCCCCGCGCCCTTACGATGGCGCCCTGGTACCGGCCGTGCCCGCACCCGCCAAATTAGCCAAAGGACTTGCCTGGACGTATGTGCCGGGCGATTTCCGGTGGGTGGCGGCGGAAAACGGGCAAAAGGCAGGCAAACACGGCACCGCCAAAGCTGTGGGCGGAAATGAACTGCGCAGAAAACATGGCATGGTTTACTATCAGGGTTACTTGCACGTGCCAACCGACGGGGAGTACGAGTTTGCGCTGACAACGGCAGGCAAGGCATTTGTGCGCCTGCACGAAGCCGCGCTGCTGGACGCCGATTACGGCTATGCCCCAGGCACCGAACGAACGCAGCGGGCAATGCTGCAGGCGGGGCTGCACCCTATCCGGATCGCATACCTTAGTAGCAAAGGAACCGAACCCGCGCTGAGGCTTCAATGGAAAAAGGCAGGGGAGGCAGCCTGGCGGGAATTCCATCCGGCCGACCTGAGCCATTAA
- a CDS encoding LacI family DNA-binding transcriptional regulator, producing MPKKPVTIKEIARLLEVSVSTVSRALNNHLSIGLPMRQKVQQLARELKYERNQTAVFFQKGRTYTIGVILPELSEAFFSSAVSAIEETAYKHNYTVLLAQSHDDAQKEKQLVEKMKNHRVDGLLVSLAKTTASFDHFDKLSQYNIPVVFFDRVPPLQRIHYVASTLVTGTVEAVSYLLKRGHRAIGMINGPATLHASNERREGYILAMTKNRLKYDPTLVVPSDLTEQGTIAALNQLLASRRKVSAIVTFNDYVALYALKHTRSLALVEQPEFVSYANLPLAHYMDMTPIASVEQFPYQQGQKAAEILLDLLAREEDSEPQARQAYYQVTVPSQLVENKKS from the coding sequence ATGCCGAAAAAGCCTGTGACCATCAAAGAAATCGCCCGGTTACTGGAGGTTTCTGTCTCCACCGTATCCCGTGCCCTCAATAACCATCTCAGCATCGGCTTACCTATGCGCCAGAAGGTGCAGCAACTGGCCCGGGAGCTGAAGTATGAGCGCAACCAAACGGCTGTTTTCTTTCAGAAAGGAAGAACGTATACCATCGGCGTTATTTTGCCGGAGCTCTCCGAGGCCTTTTTTTCTTCGGCGGTAAGCGCCATCGAAGAAACAGCCTACAAACATAACTATACCGTGCTGCTGGCGCAGTCGCACGACGATGCGCAGAAGGAAAAGCAATTGGTGGAGAAAATGAAAAACCACCGCGTGGACGGGCTGCTGGTATCGCTGGCCAAGACAACGGCCTCTTTCGACCACTTCGACAAACTGAGCCAGTACAATATTCCCGTGGTGTTCTTCGACCGGGTACCGCCGCTGCAGCGCATCCATTACGTGGCCTCCACCCTAGTAACCGGCACCGTGGAGGCAGTCAGTTACCTGCTTAAAAGAGGGCACCGCGCCATTGGCATGATAAACGGGCCTGCCACCCTGCATGCCAGCAACGAGCGGCGCGAAGGGTATATCCTGGCCATGACGAAGAACAGGCTCAAGTATGACCCTACGCTGGTGGTGCCCAGCGACCTGACAGAACAGGGAACCATTGCGGCGCTAAACCAGCTGCTGGCCAGCAGGAGAAAGGTATCCGCCATTGTCACCTTCAACGACTATGTAGCCCTCTACGCTCTCAAACACACCCGAAGCCTTGCCCTGGTGGAGCAGCCGGAATTTGTAAGTTATGCCAACCTGCCCCTGGCCCATTACATGGACATGACGCCTATTGCCTCGGTGGAGCAGTTCCCCTATCAGCAGGGGCAGAAAGCCGCAGAGATCCTGCTCGACCTGCTGGCCCGGGAGGAGGACAGCGAGCCGCAAGCCCGGCAGGCTTATTACCAGGTAACGGTCCCATCGCAGTTGGTGGAGAACAAAAAGAGCTGA
- a CDS encoding phosphotransferase enzyme family protein, whose translation MLHEILTAFGLDAENFTIQKLSSGLINHTWKVTGPHEAYILQQINAHVFRSPQDIADNIVQIGRFLDRHAPAYLFVSPIATATGAVLVQNQVGDYFRLSLYVSGSRTIDTVTNRQQAFEAARQFGRFTRLLHTFDAATLKYTLPDFHNLALRYQQLEQAHAAAPASRLADARQAITDAFAQQHLVQTYEAMVADPRIPKRVIHHDTKISNVLFDQHDKGLCVIDLDTVMPGYFISDLGDMMRTYLSPANEEVQDLTKVTVREDYFRAIIEGYFTEMADVLTEAEKELLLYAGKFMIYMQAIRFLADFLNGDTYYATTYAGQNLVRAQNQFMLLRRYTEAELRFTDIVRTFRKEKS comes from the coding sequence ATGCTGCACGAGATACTGACCGCTTTTGGACTGGACGCTGAGAATTTCACTATTCAGAAGCTGAGCTCCGGCCTGATAAACCATACCTGGAAAGTAACAGGCCCGCACGAGGCCTATATTCTGCAGCAGATCAACGCCCACGTGTTCAGGTCTCCGCAGGATATTGCCGATAACATCGTGCAAATTGGTCGCTTCCTGGACCGGCACGCACCTGCGTACTTGTTCGTATCGCCTATAGCTACCGCTACGGGCGCCGTGCTGGTGCAGAACCAGGTCGGAGACTATTTCCGCTTAAGCCTCTACGTAAGCGGCTCGCGCACCATCGACACAGTAACAAACAGGCAACAGGCGTTTGAGGCAGCGCGCCAGTTCGGCAGGTTTACGCGGCTGCTGCATACTTTCGATGCGGCCACGCTGAAGTATACGCTGCCCGACTTCCACAACCTCGCGCTGCGCTACCAGCAGCTGGAGCAGGCCCATGCGGCGGCACCTGCCAGTAGACTGGCCGATGCCCGGCAGGCTATAACGGATGCTTTTGCACAACAGCATTTGGTGCAAACGTATGAAGCGATGGTGGCGGATCCCCGTATTCCCAAGCGCGTTATCCACCACGATACCAAAATCAGCAACGTGCTGTTTGACCAGCACGACAAAGGACTTTGCGTAATCGACCTGGACACGGTGATGCCTGGCTATTTCATCAGCGACCTGGGTGATATGATGCGCACCTACCTTTCGCCGGCCAATGAGGAAGTGCAGGATCTGACAAAAGTGACGGTGCGCGAAGATTATTTCCGGGCGATCATAGAAGGGTATTTTACGGAGATGGCCGATGTGCTGACGGAGGCGGAGAAGGAGCTGCTGCTGTATGCGGGCAAGTTTATGATCTACATGCAGGCCATCCGTTTTCTGGCCGACTTCCTGAACGGCGACACCTACTATGCCACCACCTATGCCGGCCAGAACCTGGTGAGGGCTCAAAACCAGTTTATGCTGCTGCGCAGGTATACGGAAGCGGAACTGCGCTTTACTGATATCGTAAGAACTTTCCGGAAAGAAAAAAGCTAA